A region from the uncultured Holophaga sp. genome encodes:
- a CDS encoding 3-hydroxyacyl-CoA dehydrogenase family protein produces the protein MHLTVIGPGSLGLALAQWAAECGLQVTLMGRNRLHAEEGRRKVLTRWEGSLRKGRLSEDGIQSAASRLQTGELGPGYRGAVLEALPEDLDQKAVLWRTLAEGAGPETLWLTATSSLPLAEIRRASSFPLPIFGFHCFVPLHLHRVLELISEPDSDPSPAHRLGETLGLKVIPAPDRPGFLASRLALLQGLEAIRMVERGEGSPEAIDALMTLGYGHPCGPLELSDRVGLDLRLAITEALHRSSGDPAFAPPDLLKRMVGRGELGMKAGRGFYVWQHGRRKV, from the coding sequence ATGCATCTCACCGTCATCGGCCCCGGCAGTCTGGGTCTGGCCCTTGCGCAGTGGGCCGCAGAGTGCGGCCTCCAGGTGACCCTGATGGGCCGGAACCGTCTTCATGCGGAAGAGGGGCGCCGGAAGGTACTGACCCGCTGGGAGGGCTCCCTCCGCAAGGGCCGCTTGTCCGAAGATGGAATCCAGAGTGCCGCGAGTCGCCTTCAGACTGGGGAACTGGGCCCGGGATACCGGGGGGCAGTCCTGGAGGCTCTGCCCGAGGACCTGGACCAGAAGGCTGTCCTCTGGCGGACCCTCGCAGAGGGGGCCGGACCGGAAACCCTCTGGCTCACAGCCACCTCCAGCCTCCCCTTGGCAGAGATCAGGAGGGCGAGCAGCTTCCCCCTGCCCATCTTCGGGTTCCACTGTTTTGTCCCTCTGCACCTCCACCGCGTCCTGGAGCTCATCTCCGAGCCAGACTCGGACCCGTCCCCGGCCCATCGGCTCGGAGAGACCCTGGGACTCAAGGTCATCCCCGCACCGGATCGCCCCGGCTTCCTCGCCAGCCGTCTGGCCCTGCTGCAGGGACTGGAGGCCATCCGCATGGTGGAGCGCGGCGAGGGCAGCCCGGAGGCCATCGACGCCTTGATGACTTTGGGGTATGGGCACCCCTGCGGCCCCCTGGAACTGAGCGACCGGGTCGGGCTCGATCTGAGACTGGCCATCACAGAGGCCCTTCACCGGAGTTCCGGTGACCCGGCCTTCGCCCCACCGGATCTCCTCAAGAGGATGGTTGGCAGGGGGGAACTGGGCATGAAGGCGGGGCGGGGATTCTATGTCTGGCAGCATGGGAGACGAAAGGTATGA
- a CDS encoding PP2C family serine/threonine-protein phosphatase produces MLIDYAAITHQGRVRKNNEDGYLVSALDGEEPQVSALGRSPQVCRSGLLAAVADGMGGAASGEIASREGLLSMAVTMFGHWGRFPSQGAREEDLLQALAISAQVASHSVLRYSDAERSSRGMGSTLTAGVVWNGFAYLVHVGDSRAYLYRRPHIHQVTTDHTLVNEMVMAGSITPEQARVHPQRSMITQALGCPRPLEASVVKVPIRRGDRLLLCTDGLHGEIEDHEIKSILDFGFSPRRSVELMVELALDRGGRDNITALLLALDDPAFALPIPGEPVTWHEPRVQLEPEASPGLSNWFKRLFAGRP; encoded by the coding sequence ATGCTCATTGATTATGCCGCCATCACCCATCAGGGGCGTGTCCGGAAGAATAATGAAGATGGTTATCTGGTCAGTGCCCTGGATGGAGAGGAACCCCAGGTGAGCGCCCTCGGGCGCTCACCCCAGGTGTGCCGCTCTGGTCTCCTGGCTGCCGTGGCCGATGGCATGGGGGGGGCCGCCAGCGGGGAGATCGCCAGCCGGGAGGGACTCCTCTCCATGGCGGTGACCATGTTTGGCCACTGGGGGCGCTTCCCCTCGCAGGGAGCCCGGGAGGAGGATCTCCTCCAGGCCCTCGCCATTTCGGCCCAGGTCGCCAGCCACTCCGTCCTGAGGTACTCCGATGCCGAGCGCTCCTCAAGGGGCATGGGCAGCACCCTGACCGCCGGGGTGGTCTGGAACGGCTTCGCCTACCTGGTCCATGTCGGAGACAGTCGGGCCTACCTCTACCGCCGCCCCCACATCCACCAGGTGACCACGGACCACACCCTGGTCAACGAGATGGTCATGGCCGGTTCCATCACCCCGGAACAGGCCAGAGTGCACCCCCAGCGGAGCATGATCACCCAGGCCCTGGGCTGCCCCCGGCCCCTGGAGGCCTCGGTGGTCAAGGTCCCCATCCGGCGTGGGGACAGGCTGCTCCTCTGCACCGACGGGCTTCATGGCGAGATCGAGGATCATGAGATCAAGTCCATCCTGGACTTCGGCTTTTCGCCCCGGAGGTCCGTTGAGCTCATGGTGGAACTGGCGCTGGATCGCGGGGGGCGTGACAATATCACAGCCCTCCTCCTCGCCCTGGACGATCCGGCCTTTGCCCTTCCGATCCCCGGGGAACCGGTCACCTGGCATGAACCCAGGGTCCAGCTCGAGCCGGAGGCATCCCCTGGTCTCTCCAACTGGTTCAAACGTCTGTTTGCGGGTCGCCCATGA